Proteins encoded together in one Erinaceus europaeus chromosome 11, mEriEur2.1, whole genome shotgun sequence window:
- the AMPD2 gene encoding AMP deaminase 2 isoform X5, protein MRKLTPRTCTSARPQRAGLLPTWRETDETWRGRGSPGAGAGPRTLRAWSGGGAGAPAGFWWGHTCCLTPPQLSPPPPCGDPRRSWIAAQTSSGSRTGALGATWPWAEPQPFSPAPRCHPGFSGSADPARGPPPRTPRARAAWPQELFSRSLADSELRSAPYEFPEESPIEQLEERRQRLERQISQDVKLEPDILLRAKQDFLKTDSDSDLQLYKEQAEGQGDRGLRERDVVLEREFQRVTISGEEKCGVPFTDLLDAAKSVVRALFIREKYMALSLQSFCPTTRRYLQQLAEKPLETRTYEQGPDTPVSADAPVHPPALEQHPYEHCEPSTMPGDLGLGLRMVRGVVHVYTRRDLEEPCSEVELPYPDLQEFVADVNVLMALIINGPIKSFCYRRLQYLSSKFQMHVLLNEMKELAAQKKVPHRDFYNIRKVDTHIHASSCMNQKHLLRFIKRAMKRHLEEIVHVEQGREQTLREVFDSMNLTAYDLSVDTLDVHADRNTFHRFDKFNAKYNPIGESVLREIFIKTDNRVSGKYFAHIIKEVMSDLEESKYQNAELRLSIYGRSRDEWDKLARWAVTHRVHSPNVRWLVQVPRLFDVYRTKGQLANFQEMLENIFLPLFEATVHPASHPELHLFLEHVDGFDSVDDESKPENHVFNLESPLPEAWMEEDNPPYAYYLYYTFANMAMLNHLRRQRGFHTFVLRPHCGEAGPIHHLVSAFMLAENISHGLLLRKAPVLQYLYYLAQIGIAMSPLSNNSLFLSYHRNPLPEYLSRGLMVSLSTDDPLQFHFTKEGAGLAGA, encoded by the exons ATGAGGAAGCTGACGCCCAGGACTTGCACAAGCGCCCGCCCGCAGCGCGCCGGGCTGCTGCCCACTTGGCGCGAGACAGACGAAACATGGCGGGGGCGGGGCTccccgggggcgggggcggggcctcggACCCTGCGGGCCTGGAGCGGCGGCGGCGCCGGGGCGCCTGCTGGCTTTTGGTGGGGTCACACCTGTTGCCTGACTCCTCCGCAGCTCAGCCCCCCTCCCCCGTGTGGGGATCCCCGGAGGTCGTGGATTGCAGCCCAGACGAGTTCCGG CTCCAGGACAGGGGCCCTTGGAGCAACTTGGCCGTGGGCTGAGCCTCAGCCCTTTTCCCCAGCTCCCCGCTGCCACCCGGGCTTCTCAGGCAGTGCAGACCCCGCGCGCGGGCCGCCTCCCCGCACCCCCAGGGCTCGAGCAGCATGGCCTCAG gAGCTGTTCAGTCGCTCCCTGGCCGACAGCGAGCTCCGCAGTGCCCCATACGAGTTTCCCGAGGAGAGCCCCATCGAGCAGCTGGAGGAGCGGCGGCAGCGCCTGGAGCGGCAGATCAGCCAGGATGTCAA GCTGGAGCCAGACATCCTGCTTCGGGCCAAGCAAGATTTCCTGAAGACGGATAGTGACTCGGACCTCCA GCTCTACAAGGAGCAGGCCGAGGGCCAGGGGGACCGGGGCCTGCGGGAGCGGGATGTGGTGCTGGAGCGGGAGTTCCAGAGAGTCACCATCTCTGGGGAGGAGAAGTGTGGG GTGCCGTTCACGGACCTGCTGGACGCAGCGAAGAGCGTGGTGCGGGCGCTCTTCATCCGGGAGAAGTACATGGCGCTGTCGCTGCAGAGCTTTTGCCCTACCACCCGGCGCTACCTGCAGCAGCTGGCCGAGAAGCCTCTGGAGACCCGGACCTATGAGCAGGGCCCTGACACCCCTGTGTCTGCTG atgccccGGTGCACCCCCCTGCATTGGAGCAGCACCCATATGAACACTGTGAGCCGAGCACCATGCCTGGGGACCTGGGCCTGGGTCTGCGGATGGTGCGTGGCGTGGTCCACGTCTATACCCGCAGGGACCTCGAGGAGCC GTGCTCAGAAGTGGAGCTGCCATACCCTGATCTGCAGGAATTTGTGGCTGACGTCAATGTGCTAATGGCCCTGATTATCAATGGCCCCAT AAAATCCTTCTGCTACCGCCGGCTGCAGTACCTGAGCTCCAAGTTCCAGATGCACGTGCTGCTCAACGAGATGAAGGAGCTGGCTGCCCAGAAGAAGGTGCCACACCGAGACTTCTACAACATCCGCAAG GTGGACACGCACATCCATGCCTCATCCTGCATGAACCAGAAGCACCTGCTGCGTTTCATCAAGCGGGCGATGAAGCGGCACCTGGAGGAGATTGTGCACGTGGAGCAGGGCCGTGAGCAGACGCTTCGGGAGGTCTTCGACAGTATGAACCTCACTGCCTATGACCTGAGCGTGGACACGCTGGACGTGCACGCG GACAGGAACACCTTCCACCGCTTTGACAAGTTCAATGCCAAGTACAACCCTATTGGGGAGTCTGTGCTCCGGGAGATTTTCATCAAGACTGACAACAGGGTATCTGGGAAATACTTTGCTCACATTATTAAG GAGGTCATGTCAGACCTGGAGGAGAGCAAGTACCAGAATGCAGAGCTGCGGCTGTCCATCTACGGGCGCTCAAGGGATGAGTGGGACAAGCTGGCACGCTGGGCCGTGACACACCGTGTCCATTCACCCAATGTGCGCTGGCTCGTGCAGGTGCCTCGCCTCTT TGACGTGTACCGCACCAAGGGCCAGCTGGCCAACTTCCAGGAGATGCTGGAGAATATCTTCCTGCCACTGTTTGAGGCCACCGTGCACCCTGCCAGCCACCCCGAGCTGCATCTCTTCCTGGAGCAT GTGGATGGCTTTGACAGTGTGGATGATGAGTCTAAACCTGAGAACCACGTCTTCAACCTGGAAAGCCCCCTCCCTGAGGCCTGGATGGAGGAGGACAACCCACCCTATGCCTACTACCTGTATTACACCTTTGCCAACATGGCCATGCTCAACCACCTTCGCAG GCAGAGGGGCTTCCACACGTTTGTGCTGAGGCCGCACTGTGGGGAGGCTGGGCCCATCCACCATCTGGTGTCAGCCTTCATGCTGGCCGAGAACATTTCACATGGGCTGCTGCTACGAAAG GCCCCTGTTCTGCAGTACCTGTACTACCTGGCCCAGATCGGCATTGCCATGTCCCCGCTCAGCAACAACAGCCTCTTCCTCAGCTACCACCGCAACCCTCTGCCGGAGTACCTGTCCCGGGGCCTCATGGTCTCCCTGTCCACTGATGACCCCCTGCAGTTTCACTTCACCAAG gagggtgCAGGGCTGGCTGGCGCCTGA